From a region of the Corallococcus coralloides DSM 2259 genome:
- a CDS encoding YceI family protein encodes MIARRLVLSAALLFALPAAAQNAKMYSVKKEASSLTYKLIHKMHTVSGKAAPSEGKAVLKPDGTLQVAVRAQVKDFDSQNSNRDTHMLEVTEAAKYPLVEVKAVGTGVKPPATFPGSVPVTLKGKLTFHGVTKDVEIPMTVKFDSEKQVTADGSFKISLEGYNIERPTLLLVKVDDELVLEPHLVFTEGT; translated from the coding sequence GTGATTGCTCGACGACTCGTTCTTTCCGCTGCCCTGCTGTTCGCGCTGCCCGCCGCCGCGCAGAACGCGAAGATGTACTCGGTGAAGAAGGAGGCCAGCTCCCTCACCTACAAGCTCATCCACAAGATGCACACCGTGTCCGGCAAGGCCGCCCCCAGCGAGGGCAAGGCCGTGCTGAAGCCGGACGGCACCCTGCAGGTGGCCGTGCGCGCGCAGGTGAAGGACTTCGACTCGCAGAACTCCAACCGCGACACGCACATGCTGGAGGTGACGGAGGCCGCCAAGTACCCGCTGGTGGAGGTGAAGGCCGTGGGCACTGGCGTGAAGCCGCCGGCCACCTTCCCGGGCAGCGTGCCGGTGACCCTCAAGGGCAAGCTCACCTTCCACGGCGTGACGAAGGACGTGGAAATCCCCATGACGGTGAAGTTCGACTCGGAGAAGCAGGTGACGGCGGACGGGTCCTTCAAGATCAGCCTGGAGGGCTACAACATCGAGCGGCCCACGCTGCTGCTCGTGAAGGTGGATGACGAGCTGGTGCTGGAGCCGCACCTCGTCTTCACGGAGGGCACGTGA
- a CDS encoding GNAT family N-acetyltransferase, protein MTQEAHRPEPPSTAPKKQSWQEAEAALLALVPPVAVKGEGEEAASAPASQAVEHSPPGWGTAVFVALCALYQLRRVMPLANVTPWDFEALFSKGYGTVAVLVLFPSLVSLWGIARRDPERRTRGSLWLMLQAVVWALMAVVALFKGEFVTALLMPWHLALVSAIVMAMSAPAPLEEAPVPPRAPPPPPTVRPATPEDRDAIAGLQDAALARRPTTFEAPAEGEDDGRHPVLVAEEDGRVVACAATRAYSSRECYAGVADFSLFVAKDVRGRGVDELLLKALLKAAEEAGLHKLTTSVLADQEHSRKLFERLRFTTVGTHEKHARVDGAWHDVVVVEKFLR, encoded by the coding sequence ATGACCCAGGAAGCCCACCGCCCCGAGCCGCCATCCACCGCCCCCAAGAAGCAGTCCTGGCAGGAGGCCGAGGCGGCCCTGCTGGCCCTGGTTCCTCCCGTGGCGGTGAAGGGTGAAGGGGAGGAAGCGGCCAGCGCCCCGGCATCCCAGGCGGTGGAGCACTCGCCGCCCGGCTGGGGCACCGCGGTCTTCGTCGCGCTGTGCGCGCTGTACCAGCTGCGCCGGGTGATGCCGCTGGCGAACGTGACGCCGTGGGACTTCGAGGCGCTGTTCTCCAAGGGCTACGGCACCGTGGCGGTCCTGGTGCTGTTCCCCTCGCTGGTGTCGCTGTGGGGCATCGCGAGGAGGGACCCCGAGCGTCGGACCCGCGGGTCGCTGTGGCTCATGCTCCAGGCGGTGGTCTGGGCGTTGATGGCCGTGGTGGCCCTGTTCAAGGGGGAGTTCGTCACGGCGCTCCTGATGCCGTGGCACCTGGCGCTGGTGTCCGCCATCGTGATGGCCATGTCGGCTCCGGCGCCGCTGGAGGAGGCCCCGGTGCCCCCGCGCGCGCCGCCGCCCCCGCCCACCGTGCGGCCCGCCACGCCCGAGGACCGGGACGCCATCGCGGGCCTCCAGGACGCGGCGCTCGCGCGGCGGCCCACGACCTTCGAGGCGCCAGCGGAAGGCGAGGACGACGGACGGCACCCGGTGCTGGTCGCGGAGGAGGACGGGCGCGTCGTCGCGTGCGCGGCCACCCGCGCCTACAGCTCGCGCGAGTGCTACGCGGGCGTGGCGGACTTCAGCCTCTTCGTGGCGAAGGACGTCCGGGGCCGGGGCGTGGACGAGCTGCTGCTGAAGGCGCTGTTGAAGGCCGCGGAGGAAGCGGGCCTCCACAAGCTCACCACCAGCGTCCTCGCGGACCAGGAGCACTCCCGCAAGCTGTTCGAACGCCTGAGGTTCACCACGGTGGGCACGCACGAGAAGCACGCGCGGGTGGACGGTGCGTGGCACGACGTGGTGGTGGTGGAGAAGTTCCTGCGCTGA
- a CDS encoding nuclear transport factor 2 family protein, with protein sequence MPMERAQRFVDALLKLEEQGDIEPMVALFADDAQVSNVASPNVFSGIDGARRFWTEYKGTLGQVKSTFRNMIESGDRVALEWETQGTGRNGAAIAYEGVSIIEWDGDRVRRFFAYFDPHALGQELAHGTGPRSQVPSTTPA encoded by the coding sequence ATGCCGATGGAACGAGCGCAGCGGTTCGTGGACGCACTGTTGAAACTGGAGGAGCAAGGCGACATCGAGCCGATGGTCGCCCTCTTCGCCGACGATGCGCAGGTGAGCAACGTCGCTTCGCCCAATGTCTTCTCCGGCATCGACGGCGCCCGCCGCTTCTGGACCGAGTACAAGGGCACCCTCGGCCAGGTGAAGTCCACCTTCCGCAACATGATTGAGTCCGGCGACCGCGTCGCGCTCGAATGGGAGACGCAGGGCACCGGGCGCAACGGGGCCGCCATCGCCTACGAGGGCGTCTCCATCATCGAGTGGGACGGCGACCGGGTCCGCCGCTTCTTCGCCTACTTCGACCCGCACGCCCTGGGCCAGGAGCTCGCGCACGGCACCGGGCCCCGCTCGCAGGTGCCCTCGACGACACCGGCCTGA
- a CDS encoding c-type cytochrome — MKLIPCFSFRMLAVLALGALAPACRKETPTFEPLKLADGTVIPAATLARGYDVYTHYCASCHGEKGDGQGPAGSGMRPPPRNFHQGLYKFGGVAAGELPTDDALKRTLRRGLHGTPMFAWDVPPADVDAVVQYLKTFSPRWKQESPGAAIALSDDPWKGREAEAVERGRTVYHVAGKGNAGCASCHVAYLPRAELAALTESVTGRKVNLANADPYTALQRDSDYSLTVDAKGEATQFAKVLPPDFLFHRLRTVWPQDTRVEGQPYTAQAQREDLYRVMAAGVGGAAMPSWKGAIPEENLWALAYYVQSLVVMHDTRAARDLQQRLRDSKAQE; from the coding sequence ATGAAGCTCATTCCCTGCTTCTCGTTCCGCATGCTCGCCGTGCTCGCTTTGGGGGCGCTCGCTCCCGCGTGCCGCAAGGAGACGCCCACCTTCGAGCCCCTGAAGCTCGCGGACGGCACCGTCATCCCCGCCGCGACGCTGGCGCGCGGCTACGACGTCTACACGCACTACTGCGCGTCCTGTCACGGTGAGAAGGGCGACGGCCAGGGCCCTGCGGGCTCCGGGATGCGGCCTCCTCCGCGCAACTTCCACCAGGGCCTCTACAAGTTCGGCGGCGTGGCGGCAGGCGAACTGCCCACCGACGACGCGCTGAAGCGCACGCTGCGGCGGGGCCTGCACGGCACGCCCATGTTCGCGTGGGACGTGCCTCCGGCGGACGTGGATGCCGTGGTGCAGTACCTCAAGACCTTCAGCCCGCGCTGGAAGCAGGAGTCTCCCGGCGCGGCCATCGCCCTGTCCGACGACCCGTGGAAGGGCCGTGAAGCCGAGGCCGTGGAGCGCGGCCGCACCGTCTACCACGTGGCCGGCAAGGGCAACGCAGGCTGCGCCAGCTGCCACGTCGCGTACCTGCCCCGAGCCGAGCTCGCCGCGCTCACGGAGAGCGTCACCGGTCGCAAGGTGAACCTGGCGAACGCGGATCCGTACACGGCGCTGCAGCGGGATTCGGACTACTCGCTCACCGTGGACGCGAAGGGGGAAGCCACGCAGTTCGCCAAGGTGCTGCCGCCGGACTTCCTCTTCCACCGCCTGCGCACCGTGTGGCCGCAGGACACCCGCGTGGAGGGCCAGCCGTACACCGCGCAGGCCCAGCGCGAGGACCTCTACCGCGTGATGGCCGCTGGCGTCGGCGGCGCCGCCATGCCGTCGTGGAAGGGCGCCATCCCGGAGGAGAACCTCTGGGCGCTCGCGTACTACGTGCAGAGCCTCGTCGTGATGCATGACACCCGCGCCGCCCGCGACCTTCAGCAACGGTTGCGTGACTCGAAGGCGCAGGAATAA
- a CDS encoding LysM peptidoglycan-binding domain-containing protein, producing MTTYSVRSGDTLSGLAQRFNTSVASLQKTNHIANANLIRVGQRLTVPDGFQAAPSKAGSYTVRSGDTLSGIAGRHGTTVGALAKANHIANPNKIYVGQRLTIPGAGGGAAPVTSKPPPSGGASYTVRSGDTLSGIAGRYGTTVGALQQANHIADPNKIYVGQKLTIPGRTGGTGGTSKPPPSTGGVGGTPGTSGGKGGVTVAQLRRIMPNLSQAKAEQYLPHLNKAMAEANINTPRRKEMFLAQLAHESGELRYMEEIASGAAYEGRKDLGNTQPGDGKRYKGRGPIQLTGRANYRAAGKALGIDLEGHPERAKDPDVAFRIAGWYWQSRNLNSYADAGNFREVTRRINGGYNGLASREMYYRRAQDVLG from the coding sequence GTGACGACCTATTCCGTTCGCAGCGGCGACACGTTGAGCGGCCTCGCGCAGCGCTTCAACACGTCGGTGGCTTCGCTCCAGAAGACGAACCACATCGCGAACGCGAACCTCATCCGCGTGGGCCAGCGGCTGACGGTCCCGGACGGGTTCCAGGCGGCGCCGTCGAAGGCGGGCAGCTACACGGTGCGCAGCGGGGACACGCTGAGCGGCATCGCGGGGCGGCACGGCACGACGGTGGGCGCGCTGGCGAAGGCGAACCACATCGCGAACCCGAACAAGATCTACGTGGGGCAGCGGCTGACGATTCCGGGCGCGGGTGGGGGCGCGGCGCCGGTGACGTCGAAGCCGCCGCCGTCCGGGGGTGCTTCGTACACGGTGCGCAGCGGTGACACGCTGAGCGGCATCGCGGGCCGGTACGGCACGACGGTGGGGGCGTTGCAGCAGGCGAACCACATCGCGGATCCGAACAAGATCTACGTGGGCCAGAAGCTGACGATTCCGGGCCGCACGGGTGGGACGGGCGGGACGTCGAAGCCGCCTCCGTCGACGGGAGGCGTGGGTGGAACGCCGGGCACGTCGGGAGGGAAGGGTGGGGTGACGGTGGCGCAGCTGCGGCGGATCATGCCGAACCTGTCGCAGGCGAAGGCGGAGCAGTACCTGCCGCACCTGAACAAGGCGATGGCCGAGGCGAACATCAACACGCCCCGGCGCAAGGAGATGTTCCTGGCACAGCTGGCGCACGAGAGCGGCGAGCTGCGCTACATGGAGGAGATCGCTTCCGGTGCCGCGTACGAGGGCCGCAAGGACCTGGGCAACACGCAGCCTGGGGATGGCAAGCGCTACAAGGGCCGGGGGCCCATCCAGCTGACGGGCCGCGCGAACTACCGTGCGGCGGGCAAGGCATTGGGCATCGACCTGGAAGGGCATCCGGAGCGAGCGAAGGATCCGGACGTCGCGTTCCGCATCGCGGGTTGGTACTGGCAGTCGCGCAACCTGAACAGCTACGCGGACGCGGGCAACTTCCGTGAAGTCACCCGCCGCATCAACGGCGGCTACAACGGCCTCGCGAGCCGCGAGATGTACTACCGCCGCGCGCAGGACGTGCTGGGCTGA
- a CDS encoding Rieske (2Fe-2S) protein, producing MSSSRRDFFKKLLGTGVVVAGIPPACAPNIDPSPVLDVPTPGGDGIVSLVVQRYPDLSRAGGSVTLRFPKESGQENLLVVHPSADTYAVLSATCTHVGCPMGFDGTEAVCPCHISKFNVTTGAVTQEPATVPLKTYVATYNAGTQVLSINLKAGSDNFPSVINGTLTLTFAEFPDLQNTGGMVSGNPTGYGKTIFVFKLEDGTYSAVDSVCTHQGCEVGFESSINELLCPCHASTFTKTGVVSPGGPATVNLKTFPVTADASGVVVSIA from the coding sequence GTGAGCTCGTCGCGTCGGGACTTCTTCAAGAAGCTGCTGGGCACGGGCGTGGTCGTCGCGGGCATTCCGCCCGCGTGCGCGCCCAACATCGACCCCTCGCCGGTGCTGGACGTGCCCACGCCGGGCGGGGACGGCATCGTGTCGCTGGTGGTGCAGCGCTACCCGGACCTGTCCCGCGCGGGCGGCTCGGTGACGCTGCGCTTCCCGAAGGAGTCCGGGCAGGAGAACCTGCTGGTGGTGCACCCGTCCGCGGACACCTACGCGGTGCTGTCCGCCACGTGCACCCACGTGGGCTGCCCCATGGGCTTCGATGGGACGGAGGCCGTGTGCCCCTGCCACATCTCGAAGTTCAACGTCACGACGGGCGCGGTGACGCAGGAGCCCGCCACGGTGCCGCTCAAGACGTACGTGGCCACGTACAACGCGGGCACGCAGGTGCTGAGCATCAACCTCAAGGCCGGCAGCGACAACTTCCCGTCGGTGATCAACGGCACGCTGACGCTCACCTTCGCGGAGTTCCCCGACCTGCAGAACACGGGCGGCATGGTGAGCGGCAACCCCACCGGCTACGGCAAGACGATCTTCGTCTTCAAGCTGGAGGATGGCACCTACTCCGCCGTGGACTCCGTCTGCACGCACCAGGGATGTGAAGTGGGCTTCGAGTCGAGCATCAACGAGCTGCTCTGCCCGTGCCACGCGTCCACGTTCACCAAGACGGGCGTCGTCTCGCCTGGAGGCCCGGCGACGGTGAACCTGAAGACGTTCCCCGTGACGGCGGACGCGTCCGGCGTGGTCGTCTCCATCGCCTGA